The following are encoded together in the Equus quagga isolate Etosha38 chromosome 15, UCLA_HA_Equagga_1.0, whole genome shotgun sequence genome:
- the LOC124227455 gene encoding olfactory receptor 2H2-like — MITICNNSHSDFILLGFSDKPYLEKILFCVILIFYGLTIAGNMVIILVSLKDPKLHIPMYFFLSNLSLLDLCFTSSCVPQMLVNFWSPEKTISYIGCAFQLYVFLWLGATECVLLMVMAVDRCVAVCHPLQYTTVMHPKLCLQLAILAWGTGLFQSLIQSPATLQLPFCSLQRVDDIVCEVPALIQASSADTTYNEIQMSVASIILLVVPLIVILSSYGAIAKVVLRIKSTTGQKKAFGTCASHLLVLSLFYGTVTAVYLQPKNHYAHEWGKFLTLFYTVVTPTFNPLIYTLRNKEVKGALMRLGRKTWDSQSNSRG; from the coding sequence ATGATCACAATTTGTAATAACAGCCACAGTGATTTCATCCTCCTGGGCTTCTCTGACAAGCCATATttagaaaagatacttttttGCGTAATTCTGATCTTTTATGGCTTGACTATTGCAGGAAATATGGTCATAATTCTTGTCTCCTTGAAGGATCCAAAACTCCACATcccaatgtatttctttctttccaacctTTCCCTGCTAGATCTCTGTTTCACTAGCAGCTGTGTTCCACAGATGTTGGTTAATTTCTGGAGTCCAGAGAAGACCATCAGCTATATTGGCTGTGCCTTTCAACTCTATGTCTTCTTGTGGCTTGGGGCCACTGAATGTGTCCTTCTTATGGTCATGGCTGTGGACCGCTGTGTGGCAGTGTGCCATCCACTGCAATATACCACTGTCATGCATCCAAAACTTTGTCTGCAGTTGGCTATTCTTGCATGGGGAACTGGCCTGTTTCAGTCTCTGATCCAGTCACCTGCTACTCTCCAGTTACCCTTCTGCTCCCTCCAGAGGGTGGATGACATTGTATGTGAAGTCCCAGCCCTGATTCAGGCCTCCAGTGCAGACACCACCTACAATGAAATCCAGATGTCTGTAGCCAGTATTATTCTTCTGGTGGTGCCCTTGATCGTTATCCTTTCCTCCTATGGTGCTATTGCTAAGGTTGTACTGAGAATAAAGTCAACTACAGGACAGAAGAAAGCATTTGGCACCTGTGCTTCTCACCTTCTTGTGCTGTCCCTCTTCTATGGCACTGTTACAGCTGTCTATCTTCAACCCAAGAATCATTATGCTCACGAATGGGGCAAGTTTCTCACTCTTTTCTACACTGTTGTAACCCCAACTTTTAACCCACTCATCTACACTCTAAGGAACAAGGAGGTAAAGGGGGCACTAATGAGACTGGGGAGGAAGACTTGGGATTCCCAGAGTAACTCTAGAGGTTGA
- the LOC124227302 gene encoding putative olfactory receptor 2B3: MNWANESSPKEFILLGFSDRPWLQMPLFVLLLVSYTITIFGNVSIMMVCILDPKLHTPMYFFLTNLSILDLCYTTSTVPHMLINICRNKKTISYGGCVAQLIIFLALGATECLLLAVMSFDRYVAICRPLRYIVIMNHWFCLRMVAFSWFTGFSNSVLQSSLTLNMPRCGRQEVDHFFCEVPALLKLSCADTRPIENELFFFSVLILLIPVTLILISYGFIAQAVLRIRSAEGRKKAFGTCGSHMVVVSLFFGTAIYMYLQPPSSTSKDWGKMVSLFYGIITPMLNPLIYSLRNKDMKEAFKRVMSITFFYKK, translated from the coding sequence ATGAATTGGGCAAATGAGAGCTCCCCAAAAGAGTTTATACTACTTGGCTTTTCAGACAGGCCCTGGCTACAAATGCCTCTTTTTGTTCTCCTATTAGTATCATACACAATCACCATCTTTGGCAATGTGTCCATCATGATGGTGTGCATTCTGGATCCCAAACTTCatacacccatgtacttctttctCACTAATCTCTCCATCTTAGATCTCTGTTATACCACAAGCACAGTCCCTCATATGTTGATAAACATTTGTCGCAACAAAAAGACCATCAGCTATGGTGGCTGTGTGGCTCAACTCATCATCTTCCTGGCCCTGGGTGCTACTGAGTGTCTCCTCCTGGCTGTCATGTCCTTTGACAGATATGTGGCGATTTGCAGACCCCTCCGCTACATAGTCATCATGAATCATTGGTTCTGCTTAAGGATGGTGGCCTTTTCATGGTTCACTGGCTTCAGCAACTCAGTGTTGCAGTCTTCCTTGACCCTTAACATGCCACGCTGTGGTCGTCAGGAAGTGGACCACTTTTTCTGTGAGGTTCCTGCCCTTCTCAAGTTGTCATGTGCTGACACAAGACCTATTGAGAATGAACTCTTTTTCTTTAGTGTATTAATTCTGTTAATTCCTGTGACTTTGATCCTCATCTCCTATGGCTTCATAGCTCAAGCAGTACTGAGAATCAGGTCAGCCGAAGGACGAAAAAAAGCTTTTGGAACATGTGGGTCCCACATGGTTGTGGTGTCTCTCTTTTTTGGAACAGCCATCTACATGTATCTACAACCACCTTCATCTACATCTAAAGACTGGGGAAAGATGGTTTCCCTCTTCTATGGGATCATCACACCCATGTTGAACCCTCTCATCTATAGCCTTAGAAATAAAGATATGAAGGAGGCCTTCAAGAGAGTGATGAGCATCACTTTTTTCTATAAGAAATGA